A window of Formosa sp. Hel1_31_208 contains these coding sequences:
- a CDS encoding TonB-dependent siderophore receptor, giving the protein MHLHIRFILTLISILFTVHCFAQDIPSQNLDSITISSTRIDIPFKENSRTITVITSADIKNSAAVNIADLLQQVAGVDIRRRGTGGSQADLYIRGGGFDQTLLLIDGIKMDDAQTGHHTMNAALPLDVIERIEIIKGPAARIFGQNAFTGAINIVTKNNSNDTVSANLETGSFGQLNASVTLGGELQNSSHIVHAGKVTSEGYRNNSDYDNSNYFLKSIFNKNKQPIELIATYFERNFGAENFYTTNPTFNEYEETQNSLVAFTTTFKSAKLKIQPRIYWKRNQDMFLLRRDDPGFFRNFHISDKIGVEANASYTSKAGVTGFGVDMSKIYLRSNNLGMRNRFMTNIFVEHQFKLANNKLDITPGIALTYFSDFKFHAFPGLDVGFQISNNLRAYGNMGYTYRIPTYTDLFYSDPATAGNPDLEPEEAFAQEVGLKYFTSKFSASVAFFNRDATNLIDYIRPNVSQGIFTATNITEVNTKGLEFDASYNFIIRGFTQTLAFGYAFLDDNILDQNEDLSRYALNTLKHQFNARFSTQLFKNVRQNMVYKYVERTTGQTYNVWDASIVMRLKQMEFNITASNIFNAEYIETGFVPMPPSNVLFGMRYSFN; this is encoded by the coding sequence ATGCACCTACATATACGATTTATTTTAACCCTAATTTCTATTCTATTTACCGTTCATTGTTTTGCGCAAGATATTCCGTCCCAAAACTTAGATTCAATCACAATTTCATCAACACGAATCGACATTCCTTTCAAGGAAAATTCTAGAACCATCACTGTAATCACTTCTGCTGACATTAAAAACAGTGCAGCTGTAAATATTGCAGACTTATTACAACAAGTTGCCGGTGTAGATATCCGCAGACGCGGTACTGGAGGAAGTCAGGCCGATTTGTACATTAGAGGTGGAGGCTTTGATCAGACCTTACTCCTTATTGATGGTATAAAAATGGATGATGCTCAAACGGGACATCATACTATGAATGCAGCACTTCCTTTGGACGTTATTGAACGAATTGAGATCATCAAAGGCCCTGCAGCTCGTATATTTGGACAAAATGCTTTCACAGGAGCCATAAATATTGTCACCAAAAACAACTCAAATGATACGGTTTCAGCAAATTTAGAAACAGGTTCATTCGGACAGTTAAATGCATCAGTAACCCTTGGTGGCGAATTACAGAATTCATCTCATATTGTACATGCTGGAAAAGTAACCTCTGAAGGGTATCGCAATAACTCAGATTATGACAATTCAAATTACTTTCTCAAAAGTATCTTTAATAAAAACAAGCAGCCAATAGAACTAATTGCCACCTACTTTGAGCGTAATTTTGGTGCTGAAAACTTCTATACTACTAATCCTACATTTAATGAATACGAGGAAACTCAAAACAGCTTAGTAGCGTTCACCACGACATTTAAATCGGCTAAATTAAAAATACAACCTCGCATATATTGGAAGCGCAATCAGGACATGTTTTTACTGAGACGCGATGATCCTGGTTTTTTCAGAAATTTTCATATTTCAGATAAAATTGGCGTGGAGGCGAATGCATCTTACACATCCAAAGCAGGTGTAACTGGATTTGGTGTAGATATGTCTAAAATCTATTTAAGAAGTAACAACCTAGGAATGCGAAACCGATTTATGACTAATATATTTGTCGAACATCAATTCAAATTGGCCAATAACAAACTAGACATTACACCAGGTATTGCGCTCACCTATTTCTCAGACTTTAAATTTCATGCCTTCCCTGGACTAGATGTTGGATTTCAAATTTCGAACAACCTAAGAGCCTATGGAAATATGGGTTATACTTACAGAATACCAACTTATACCGATTTGTTCTACAGCGATCCTGCAACCGCTGGAAACCCTGATTTAGAACCAGAAGAAGCCTTTGCACAAGAAGTAGGGTTAAAATATTTTACATCTAAATTTTCTGCGTCGGTTGCTTTTTTTAATAGAGATGCCACCAACCTTATTGATTATATCAGACCTAATGTTTCCCAAGGCATATTTACCGCAACCAATATCACTGAAGTTAATACTAAAGGTCTTGAATTTGACGCCTCTTATAACTTTATAATCAGAGGTTTTACACAAACCTTAGCTTTTGGCTATGCTTTTTTAGACGACAATATTTTAGATCAAAATGAAGACCTATCACGATACGCTTTAAATACCTTAAAGCATCAATTTAATGCGCGGTTTAGCACACAGTTATTTAAAAATGTTCGTCAAAATATGGTGTATAAATATGTCGAACGTACCACAGGACAAACCTATAATGTTTGGGACGCATCAATAGTTATGCGCTTAAAACAAATGGAGTTTAATATTACCGCTAGTAACATTTTTAATGCAGAATACATTGAAACTGGATTTGTGCCTATGCCGCCAAGTAATGTATTATTTGGTATGCGATACAGTTTTAACTAA
- a CDS encoding DUF2975 domain-containing protein, whose product MKDNTNILTIITWVVLLSAISVLLNDLREFDFNRFEEFQNWAKTADKNESWFASKNVIQWNYYAISAGLFFWRGYLIYGFSYFLSILKEIENGHYFSDNNIKYFKKIGNIFIQYTISVLILRFILALIGESTFNFFNELKAEFTFLIPAGLAFYILAEIFKRGKQAEEDNELTI is encoded by the coding sequence ATGAAAGACAATACGAATATTTTAACAATCATAACTTGGGTTGTTTTGCTGTCTGCCATTTCAGTATTGCTCAATGATTTACGTGAGTTTGATTTTAATCGATTTGAAGAGTTTCAAAATTGGGCAAAAACCGCTGATAAGAATGAATCTTGGTTTGCATCAAAAAATGTAATCCAATGGAATTATTATGCTATTAGTGCCGGTTTGTTCTTTTGGCGAGGGTATCTCATTTATGGCTTTTCTTATTTTTTATCAATCCTAAAGGAAATTGAAAACGGACATTACTTTAGCGATAACAATATCAAATACTTTAAAAAAATTGGAAATATTTTTATTCAGTACACCATAAGTGTATTGATTTTACGGTTTATTTTGGCCTTGATTGGAGAGTCAACCTTTAACTTTTTTAATGAGCTCAAGGCAGAATTCACCTTTTTAATTCCGGCAGGTTTGGCCTTTTATATTCTTGCTGAAATTTTTAAACGCGGAAAACAAGCTGAAGAGGATAATGAATTAACGATATAA
- a CDS encoding DUF2975 domain-containing protein, with translation MRKIKFLNAFVKVLIVIYICHFVANFYLTFFTDFIKSYEDLYKGFIFGYYTQFVSIVFSILTFLGLLLIKIGLGSIIKDGLFNFKSATKFKTAGKLFLVSGFLSLVFSVVLFYCSQELALIGEIGQDFLLMVIGFSLYIIADVLQNGSLLKQENELTI, from the coding sequence ATGAGAAAAATAAAATTTCTAAATGCTTTTGTTAAAGTGTTGATTGTGATATATATATGTCACTTTGTAGCCAATTTCTATCTCACTTTTTTCACTGATTTTATCAAGTCCTATGAAGATCTGTATAAAGGTTTTATTTTTGGATATTATACCCAATTTGTAAGCATAGTATTTTCTATACTAACATTTCTAGGTTTATTACTCATTAAGATTGGTTTGGGTAGTATTATTAAAGATGGACTCTTTAATTTTAAAAGTGCTACTAAATTTAAAACTGCTGGTAAGTTGTTCCTCGTTTCAGGTTTTTTAAGTCTGGTTTTTAGCGTGGTATTGTTTTATTGTTCTCAAGAATTAGCCTTAATAGGCGAAATAGGACAAGATTTTCTTTTAATGGTCATAGGGTTTAGCTTATATATTATAGCGGATGTTTTACAAAATGGGAGCCTCCTAAAACAAGAAAATGAATTAACAATCTAA
- a CDS encoding helix-turn-helix transcriptional regulator, which yields MPIVINLDVMLTKRGMKSNELAEIVGITTANLSILKTGKAKAMRFSTLAAICKALDCQPADILEYIEE from the coding sequence ATGCCAATAGTAATTAATTTAGATGTCATGTTGACAAAGCGAGGAATGAAGAGCAATGAACTTGCAGAAATTGTTGGCATTACCACAGCAAACCTTTCCATTTTAAAAACAGGAAAAGCCAAAGCAATGCGATTTTCTACTTTGGCAGCTATTTGTAAAGCTTTAGATTGTCAGCCAGCTGATATATTGGAATATATAGAAGAGTAG
- the dinB gene encoding DNA polymerase IV: MSYNRSIVHMDLDTFFVSCERLLDSKLNGKPVLIGGTSDRGVVASCSYEARQFGIHSAMPMRMAKQLCPEAIILRGNTGVYTKFSQDVTDVIKDSVPLYEKTSVDEFYIDLTGMDKFFGCHKLASELRQRIIKETGLPISFGLSLNKTVSKIATGEAKPNNEIRILSGTEKPFLAPLSVKKIPMVGNVTYKALCDLGVKQIKTVQEMPMELMHKVLGKNGLSIWQKANGIDNSPVVQYHERKSISTERTFNKDTTDISKLKGIVIAMAENLAYQLRRGNKLTACVTFKIRYSDFQTYTQQQRIPYSSMDHSIITVVLDLFKKLYNRRLLVRLVGVKFSHLVEGGHQIHLFEDDEKLLHLSEAIDKMRERYGDRAVINAAGMEAKTISRWNPFTGEPPPLLANRRQ; encoded by the coding sequence ATGAGCTACAACCGTTCTATAGTACACATGGATTTAGATACGTTTTTCGTATCCTGTGAACGCTTACTTGATAGTAAACTTAACGGTAAACCTGTGCTTATTGGTGGCACGAGTGATCGTGGCGTGGTGGCATCCTGCAGTTATGAGGCTCGACAATTTGGTATACATTCTGCGATGCCAATGCGTATGGCCAAACAACTGTGCCCAGAAGCTATTATCCTTAGAGGAAATACAGGTGTTTACACAAAATTTTCACAAGATGTAACAGACGTTATTAAAGACAGTGTCCCTTTATACGAAAAGACTTCTGTTGATGAATTTTATATTGATCTTACAGGAATGGATAAATTTTTTGGCTGTCACAAACTGGCTTCAGAGTTGCGCCAACGTATCATTAAAGAAACAGGATTGCCCATTTCATTTGGATTATCCCTGAATAAAACCGTTTCAAAAATAGCCACAGGAGAAGCCAAACCGAATAATGAAATACGTATTCTTTCAGGAACCGAAAAACCTTTTCTTGCACCACTTTCAGTGAAAAAAATTCCAATGGTTGGTAATGTCACCTACAAAGCTTTATGTGATCTGGGTGTCAAACAAATTAAAACCGTACAGGAAATGCCTATGGAATTAATGCATAAGGTCTTAGGGAAAAACGGCCTTTCTATTTGGCAAAAAGCAAATGGGATCGACAACAGTCCCGTAGTACAATACCACGAACGAAAATCAATTTCTACAGAACGCACCTTTAACAAAGATACAACCGACATCTCTAAACTAAAAGGCATTGTGATTGCTATGGCAGAAAACTTAGCTTATCAATTACGACGTGGTAATAAACTAACCGCTTGCGTGACCTTTAAAATTCGCTATTCCGATTTTCAAACTTATACACAACAACAACGGATTCCTTACAGCTCTATGGACCACAGTATCATTACTGTAGTCTTAGATTTGTTTAAAAAGCTCTATAATCGCCGACTTCTAGTGCGATTAGTTGGCGTAAAATTTAGTCATTTGGTAGAAGGCGGGCATCAAATTCATTTGTTTGAGGACGATGAGAAACTACTACACCTCAGCGAAGCCATAGACAAAATGCGTGAGCGTTATGGAGATAGAGCTGTCATAAACGCGGCAGGCATGGAAGCTAAAACGATTAGTAGATGGAATCCGTTTACAGGAGAACCTCCTCCTCTATTAGCTAATAGACGGCAGTAA
- a CDS encoding DNA polymerase III subunit alpha, with protein sequence MHLNCHTYYSLRYGTIAPKQLLAIASANGLNTLALTDINNTSACLDFVRMSKNYKIKPILGVDFRNGAKQQFILVAKNNHGFKNINSYLSEFLHNHDLLIPEQPDREIQDCYVIYPYQKDKTYDLKTNEFLGIKPKDLNTLKFSRWNRLQHKLVILKTVSFQNKKGFNTHRLLRAIDNNTLLSKLSKSEEGDINDMMLPYDQLCNTYQEFPELIQNTQQLLDNCSIDFDFSQQTPNNQKSYTNNEPLDFRLLKKLTYQGLHYRYKKPGVRVFERIEKELKIIEEKNFVSYFLINWKILKYARSKNYFYVGRGSGANSIVAYLLRITDVDPVELDLYFERFINLFRQNPPDFDIDFSWRDRDDITEFIFKTFKHTALITVYNTFKFRASVRELGKVFGLPKSEMDVLTRRKYQIHQLDKLSQLVIKYSTYIEGFPNYLGIHAGGILISEKPIHHYGATFMPPKGFATTQFDMVVAEDIGLYKFDVLSQRGLGKIKEAVEIVRYNHPKKPPVDIHDIKRFKKDERIKDLLRNAKAIGCFYVESPAMRMLLKKLQVDNYLGLVAASSVIRPGVSQSGMMREYILRYRFPEKRKEAHPVLLKIMPETYGVMVYQEDVIKVAHHFGGLDLGEADMLRRGMSGKFRSRDEFLKVKQRFFDNCKHAGKSEALTKEIWRQIESFAGYAFAKGHSASYAVESYQSLFLKAYFPLEYMTACINNFGGFYRTELYVHEARMHGGIIESPCVNTSYTQAIIKGKTIFLGFMFLQSFESKLMKQVVTERAKNGRFKSLDDFIERVPISVEQIAILIKINAFRFTNINKRELLWQAHLKISKTVLEEHIMTLFKTERISYKTPKLSSTDLENAFDEIELLGFPLCNPFHLLKIPSSNPMRAKQLIGFQHKTIVIEGYLVAVKNTKTANRKNMFFGTFLDYDGNFIDTVHFPPVAAKYPFRGNGIYSITGKVMVEFDCITIEVSRMERATIIEDPRYAINSKNTTFQNKKSFEDHKATHALGSTTTHHITIKFKD encoded by the coding sequence ATGCACCTTAATTGTCACACATATTATAGCTTACGTTATGGCACAATTGCGCCAAAACAACTACTAGCCATTGCCTCTGCGAATGGTTTGAACACTTTGGCTCTAACCGACATTAACAATACTTCTGCTTGTTTAGATTTTGTACGCATGTCTAAAAACTATAAGATCAAACCTATTCTTGGCGTCGATTTTAGAAATGGCGCAAAGCAACAGTTCATTTTAGTGGCAAAAAACAACCACGGATTTAAAAATATCAATAGCTATTTATCTGAGTTTTTACACAATCATGACTTGCTAATTCCTGAACAACCAGATAGAGAAATTCAAGATTGTTACGTGATTTATCCATATCAAAAAGATAAAACATATGATTTAAAAACAAACGAGTTCTTAGGAATCAAACCAAAAGACCTCAATACACTCAAGTTTTCACGATGGAATCGCTTACAACACAAACTAGTAATTTTAAAAACCGTTTCCTTTCAAAATAAAAAGGGATTTAATACCCATCGCCTATTGCGAGCCATTGATAATAATACCTTATTAAGTAAACTGTCCAAATCTGAAGAAGGTGACATCAATGATATGATGCTACCATATGACCAACTCTGTAACACCTATCAAGAATTCCCAGAACTCATTCAAAATACACAACAGCTATTAGACAATTGTTCTATCGACTTTGATTTCTCGCAACAAACACCTAATAATCAAAAATCATATACCAATAACGAACCCTTAGATTTTCGGCTACTTAAAAAACTCACATATCAAGGTTTACATTACCGTTATAAAAAACCGGGTGTTCGTGTTTTTGAACGTATTGAAAAGGAATTAAAGATTATAGAAGAAAAAAACTTCGTTTCCTATTTTTTAATCAATTGGAAAATTCTAAAATACGCACGTAGCAAAAATTATTTTTATGTTGGTCGTGGTAGTGGCGCTAATAGCATTGTTGCTTATTTGTTGCGAATTACAGATGTCGATCCTGTAGAATTAGACCTGTATTTTGAGCGTTTCATTAATCTATTCCGTCAAAATCCACCAGATTTTGATATTGATTTTTCATGGAGAGATCGTGATGATATTACCGAATTCATCTTTAAGACCTTTAAGCATACCGCACTCATTACCGTTTATAATACCTTTAAATTTAGAGCTTCGGTTAGAGAATTAGGAAAAGTTTTCGGCTTGCCAAAATCTGAAATGGATGTGCTCACCAGAAGAAAATACCAAATCCATCAACTCGACAAACTCTCCCAATTGGTCATTAAATACAGTACTTATATTGAAGGGTTTCCAAACTATTTAGGAATCCACGCAGGAGGTATTTTAATCTCAGAAAAACCCATTCATCACTATGGCGCCACCTTTATGCCGCCAAAAGGATTTGCTACCACACAGTTTGATATGGTCGTTGCAGAAGATATTGGCTTGTATAAGTTTGATGTTTTGAGTCAGCGTGGACTGGGAAAGATTAAAGAAGCTGTTGAAATTGTGCGTTATAATCACCCGAAAAAACCACCTGTTGATATTCATGACATCAAGCGTTTTAAAAAAGATGAACGCATTAAAGACCTGCTTAGAAATGCAAAAGCCATTGGTTGCTTTTATGTAGAATCTCCTGCCATGCGCATGCTTCTTAAAAAATTACAAGTGGATAATTATTTAGGATTGGTTGCAGCAAGTTCGGTTATTCGCCCAGGAGTTTCCCAAAGTGGTATGATGCGTGAATACATCTTGAGATATCGCTTTCCAGAGAAACGCAAAGAGGCACATCCTGTCCTGTTAAAAATCATGCCCGAAACTTATGGTGTGATGGTCTACCAAGAGGATGTGATTAAAGTGGCTCATCATTTTGGTGGACTCGATTTAGGCGAAGCCGATATGTTACGTCGAGGTATGTCTGGGAAATTTCGCTCTCGAGATGAATTTTTAAAAGTTAAACAACGTTTTTTTGATAATTGTAAACATGCTGGGAAATCGGAAGCACTCACCAAAGAAATCTGGAGGCAAATAGAAAGCTTTGCTGGTTATGCTTTTGCTAAAGGTCATTCGGCATCCTATGCGGTAGAAAGTTATCAAAGTTTGTTTTTAAAAGCCTATTTCCCATTAGAGTACATGACTGCTTGCATCAATAATTTTGGTGGATTTTATAGAACCGAACTCTATGTTCATGAAGCCAGAATGCATGGAGGTATCATTGAATCGCCTTGCGTTAACACCAGCTATACACAAGCTATCATTAAAGGAAAAACCATTTTCTTAGGGTTTATGTTCTTACAATCCTTCGAATCGAAACTCATGAAACAGGTGGTTACAGAGCGTGCTAAAAATGGCCGATTTAAAAGTCTGGACGATTTTATTGAACGCGTACCGATTTCCGTAGAACAAATCGCCATTTTAATTAAAATAAATGCCTTTAGATTTACCAACATCAATAAGCGTGAATTGCTTTGGCAGGCACATCTAAAAATAAGTAAAACAGTGCTTGAAGAGCATATCATGACCTTGTTTAAAACAGAACGCATTAGCTATAAAACACCAAAATTATCTAGTACAGATTTAGAAAATGCCTTTGATGAAATTGAATTATTGGGCTTTCCGTTATGTAATCCATTTCATTTGCTAAAAATCCCATCTTCAAACCCTATGCGTGCAAAACAGCTAATCGGTTTTCAGCATAAAACCATCGTTATTGAAGGCTATTTGGTCGCGGTAAAAAACACCAAAACAGCAAACCGAAAAAACATGTTCTTTGGAACCTTTTTAGATTACGATGGTAATTTTATTGATACGGTTCATTTTCCACCTGTGGCTGCCAAATATCCGTTTCGAGGTAATGGAATCTATAGCATTACAGGAAAAGTCATGGTAGAATTTGATTGTATCACCATTGAAGTGTCGCGTATGGAGCGAGCAACGATTATTGAAGACCCTCGTTATGCCATAAACTCTAAAAACACCACATTTCAGAATAAAAAAAGCTTTGAAGATCACAAAGCAACCCACGCATTAGGTAGTACTACCACACATCATATAACAATAAAGTTTAAAGATTAA
- a CDS encoding LexA family transcriptional regulator, with amino-acid sequence MKNIQANIRHLRLLKKLSQERFADELGWSRSMVGSYEEGRSEPPIERLIDLSNYFNIPIDILVKNDLRRAKDTSFIQIGTKRVLFPVTVNEDNEDLIEIIPAKASAGYLEGYDDPEYIEQLQKIKLPFLPTGTHRAFPIKGDSMLPVKDGSFIVAKFVEAIGDVKSGRTYIVLTKDDGLVYKRVYLPEGDEENVLLSSDNKAYQPYLVSKENILELWEFTCCINTQEYDEKELKLSSIMTMFQELKVELEAVRKF; translated from the coding sequence ATGAAAAACATACAAGCTAATATTAGACACTTACGTCTGCTCAAGAAACTTTCACAAGAACGATTTGCAGATGAGTTGGGTTGGTCGCGTTCTATGGTAGGATCCTATGAAGAAGGGCGGTCAGAGCCACCCATTGAACGTTTGATTGATTTGTCGAACTATTTTAATATCCCGATAGATATTTTAGTTAAAAATGATTTGAGACGTGCTAAGGACACCTCCTTTATACAAATAGGAACTAAGCGTGTATTGTTTCCAGTAACGGTAAATGAGGATAATGAAGATTTGATTGAAATCATTCCTGCTAAGGCATCTGCGGGTTATTTAGAAGGCTATGATGATCCAGAATATATTGAGCAGTTACAAAAAATCAAACTCCCTTTTTTACCAACGGGAACTCATCGTGCATTTCCAATAAAAGGGGATTCGATGTTACCTGTAAAAGATGGGTCGTTTATTGTGGCAAAGTTTGTAGAAGCTATTGGCGATGTAAAAAGTGGGCGAACCTATATTGTTTTGACTAAAGATGATGGTTTGGTGTATAAGCGTGTGTATTTACCAGAAGGAGATGAAGAGAATGTATTATTAAGTTCAGATAATAAGGCTTATCAACCTTATTTGGTATCTAAAGAAAACATCTTAGAGCTTTGGGAGTTTACTTGTTGTATCAATACACAGGAATATGATGAAAAAGAGTTGAAACTCAGTAGTATTATGACAATGTTTCAGGAGTTAAAAGTGGAGTTAGAGGCTGTAAGAAAATTCTAA
- a CDS encoding F0F1 ATP synthase subunit epsilon encodes MHLEIVSPEATLFSGEVTSVTVPGVMGEFEMLNNHAPIISLLKEGNVKINGNISLEEEVEALFNKTDKGFWLPITSGTIEMKDNKVIVLAD; translated from the coding sequence ATGCATTTAGAAATTGTATCACCAGAAGCTACCTTATTTAGCGGAGAAGTAACTAGCGTTACTGTTCCAGGTGTTATGGGTGAATTTGAAATGTTAAACAATCACGCACCTATCATCTCTTTACTAAAAGAAGGTAACGTTAAAATTAACGGTAACATTTCTCTAGAAGAAGAGGTTGAAGCTTTATTCAACAAAACCGATAAAGGGTTTTGGTTGCCAATTACTTCTGGAACAATTGAAATGAAAGACAATAAAGTCATTGTATTAGCTGACTAA
- the atpD gene encoding F0F1 ATP synthase subunit beta, which produces MSKVTGKVAQIVGPVIDVAFETGAELPKIYDSLEIKKADGSILVLEVQSHIGEDTVRTIAMDSSDGLSRGTEVTATGAPIQMPVGEDIYGRLFNVIGDAIDGIGDLPKAGDSGLPIHRQAPKFEDLSTSTEVLFTGIKVIDLIEPYAKGGKIGLFGGAGVGKTVLIQELINNIAKGHGGLSVFAGVGERTREGNDLLREMLESGIIKYGDDFMHSMEDGGWDLSKVDKAAMKDSKATFVFGQMNEPPGARARVALSGLTIAEYFRDGAGDGQGKDVLFFVDNIFRFTQAGSEVSALLGRMPSAVGYQPTLATEMGAMQERITSTKKGSITSVQAVYVPADDLTDPAPATTFAHLDATTVLSRKIAELGIYPAVDPLDSTSRILTADILGAEHYDCAQRVKELLQRYKELQDIIAILGMEELSEEDKMAVGRARRVQRFLSQPFHVAEQFTGLKGVLVDIKETIKGFNMIMDGELDHLPEAAFNLKGTIEEAVEAGEKMLAEA; this is translated from the coding sequence ATGTCAAAAGTTACAGGTAAAGTTGCACAAATAGTAGGTCCAGTTATCGATGTTGCATTCGAAACAGGTGCTGAACTTCCAAAAATCTATGATTCATTAGAAATTAAAAAAGCTGATGGTTCTATTCTAGTCCTTGAAGTACAATCTCACATTGGTGAAGATACGGTACGTACAATCGCGATGGATTCATCGGATGGTTTGAGTAGAGGTACAGAAGTAACTGCAACGGGTGCTCCTATACAAATGCCTGTTGGTGAAGATATCTACGGACGTCTTTTCAACGTTATTGGAGATGCCATTGATGGTATTGGAGATTTACCAAAAGCTGGTGATAGCGGTTTACCTATTCACAGACAAGCACCAAAATTTGAAGATTTGTCAACGTCTACAGAAGTTTTATTTACTGGTATTAAAGTCATCGATTTGATTGAGCCTTATGCAAAAGGTGGTAAAATTGGATTATTTGGTGGTGCTGGTGTTGGTAAAACAGTATTGATCCAAGAGTTGATTAACAACATTGCAAAAGGACACGGTGGACTTTCAGTATTTGCTGGTGTAGGTGAACGTACTCGTGAGGGTAACGATTTACTTCGTGAAATGTTAGAATCAGGTATTATCAAATATGGTGATGACTTTATGCATTCTATGGAAGACGGTGGATGGGATTTATCTAAAGTGGATAAAGCTGCCATGAAAGATTCTAAAGCAACTTTCGTTTTCGGACAAATGAATGAGCCTCCTGGAGCACGTGCACGTGTGGCACTTTCAGGATTAACCATAGCAGAATATTTTAGAGATGGAGCTGGTGACGGACAAGGAAAAGACGTACTTTTCTTCGTAGATAACATATTCCGTTTTACACAAGCTGGATCTGAGGTATCTGCATTATTAGGTCGTATGCCTTCTGCGGTAGGTTACCAACCTACGTTAGCAACCGAAATGGGTGCGATGCAAGAACGTATTACTTCTACTAAAAAAGGATCTATTACATCTGTACAAGCGGTTTACGTACCCGCAGATGATTTAACCGATCCTGCGCCTGCAACAACCTTTGCTCACTTAGATGCAACAACAGTATTATCTCGTAAGATTGCTGAGCTAGGTATCTATCCTGCGGTAGATCCATTAGATTCTACATCAAGAATTTTAACGGCTGACATCTTAGGTGCAGAACATTATGATTGCGCACAGAGAGTAAAAGAGTTATTACAACGTTATAAAGAATTACAAGATATTATTGCCATCTTAGGTATGGAAGAATTATCTGAAGAAGATAAAATGGCTGTAGGTAGAGCAAGACGTGTACAACGTTTCTTATCTCAACCATTCCACGTAGCTGAGCAATTTACAGGTCTTAAAGGTGTATTAGTTGATATTAAAGAAACTATCAAAGGATTTAACATGATTATGGATGGTGAATTAGATCACTTGCCAGAAGCGGCCTTTAACCTTAAAGGAACTATTGAAGAAGCTGTTGAGGCTGGAGAGAAAATGCTTGCAGAAGCTTAA